The proteins below are encoded in one region of Bacillus vallismortis:
- the sspJ gene encoding small acid-soluble spore protein SspJ: MDFFNKDKGKRSEKEKNVIQGALEDAGSALKDDPLQEAVQKKKNNR; this comes from the coding sequence ATGGATTTCTTTAATAAAGATAAAGGAAAACGTTCTGAAAAAGAAAAAAACGTCATTCAGGGAGCTCTTGAAGATGCGGGTTCAGCCTTAAAAGATGATCCGCTTCAAGAAGCAGTGCAAAAAAAGAAAAATAATCGATAA